Proteins encoded by one window of Methylovirgula ligni:
- the rsmA gene encoding 16S rRNA (adenine(1518)-N(6)/adenine(1519)-N(6))-dimethyltransferase RsmA, which translates to MKDALPPLREVVTAHGLAAQKSLGQNFLFDLNLTARIARAAGPLEEATIVEIGPGPGGLTRALLAEGARRVIAVERDPRCLPALAEIAAYYPDRLEVIEADALATDLAALVGANRPARICANLPYNIATALLTGWLEAPAWPPVFDRFVLMFQKEVAERIVATPKERADYGRLAVLANWRCTTRILFDVSPAAFTPPPKVTSSVIELVPRAAPLACDVRLLAAVTQAAFGQRRKMLRQSLKSLGVDPLALLAATGIEPTRRAEEIEVAGFVALANALKAERSGGVISR; encoded by the coding sequence GTGAAAGACGCTCTGCCGCCGCTGCGCGAGGTGGTCACCGCGCACGGGCTCGCTGCCCAGAAAAGCCTCGGCCAGAACTTTCTCTTCGATCTCAATCTTACCGCGCGCATCGCCCGCGCGGCGGGGCCATTGGAAGAAGCCACGATCGTCGAGATCGGCCCCGGCCCCGGCGGCCTCACGCGGGCGCTGCTGGCGGAAGGCGCGCGCCGCGTCATCGCCGTCGAGCGCGACCCGCGCTGCCTGCCGGCGCTCGCCGAAATCGCCGCGTATTATCCGGACCGTCTTGAGGTTATCGAAGCCGACGCGCTCGCGACCGATCTCGCCGCGCTCGTCGGCGCGAACCGCCCGGCGCGCATTTGCGCCAACCTGCCCTATAATATCGCGACGGCGCTGCTGACGGGCTGGCTCGAAGCTCCAGCCTGGCCGCCGGTCTTCGACCGCTTCGTGCTGATGTTCCAGAAGGAAGTCGCCGAGCGTATCGTCGCGACGCCGAAGGAGCGCGCCGATTACGGCCGGCTTGCCGTGCTCGCCAATTGGCGCTGCACGACGCGCATCCTCTTCGACGTTTCTCCTGCCGCCTTCACGCCGCCGCCGAAAGTGACATCCTCCGTCATCGAGCTTGTGCCGCGCGCCGCGCCGCTTGCCTGCGATGTCCGATTGCTCGCGGCGGTGACGCAGGCCGCCTTCGGCCAGAGGCGCAAGATGTTGCGGCAGAGCCTGAAGAGCCTTGGCGTCGATCCGCTCGCTTTGCTTGCAGCCACCGGAATCGAACCGACCCGGCGCGCGGAGGAAATCGAGGTTGCAGGGTTCGTGGCGCTTGCGAATGCGCTGAAGGCCGAGCGGAGCGGCGGCGTTATTTCTCGCTGA
- a CDS encoding SDR family NAD(P)-dependent oxidoreductase yields the protein MSNAKGTALVTGASSGIGAVYADRLAKRGYDLILVARNAERLNAVANRLRAETGRAVKVFPADLADKAGLAKVEAVLRDDPSISVLVNNAGFGAVTSILQADVDDMEAMIELNVTALTRLTYAVAPAFVARGSGTIINIASIVGIAVEMLNGVYSASKSYVLSFGHSLQKDLADKGIRIQTVLPGSTATEFWDVAGYAAQKAASITMSAEDCVDAALAGLDAGELVTIPGLYDGDAWTRWEAGRRELSTQFGNAKPAPRYEVETHRVSAA from the coding sequence ATGAGCAATGCCAAGGGCACGGCCCTCGTTACAGGCGCGTCTTCGGGCATCGGTGCCGTCTATGCGGACCGGCTTGCCAAGCGCGGGTATGACTTGATTTTGGTGGCCCGCAACGCGGAGCGGCTGAACGCCGTCGCAAACAGGCTGCGGGCGGAGACTGGCCGCGCGGTCAAAGTCTTTCCGGCCGATCTCGCCGATAAGGCCGGCCTCGCGAAAGTCGAGGCGGTGCTGCGGGACGATCCGAGCATCAGTGTGCTCGTCAACAACGCGGGCTTTGGGGCCGTTACGTCGATTCTCCAGGCGGATGTCGATGACATGGAGGCGATGATCGAGCTCAACGTCACCGCGCTGACACGTCTTACCTACGCTGTGGCGCCGGCCTTCGTGGCGCGCGGCAGCGGCACGATCATCAACATCGCCTCTATCGTCGGTATCGCGGTCGAGATGTTGAACGGCGTCTATAGCGCGTCGAAATCCTATGTCCTCAGCTTCGGTCACTCGTTGCAAAAGGACTTGGCGGATAAGGGGATTCGGATACAGACCGTCCTGCCTGGTTCGACGGCGACCGAGTTCTGGGACGTTGCCGGCTATGCGGCGCAGAAGGCGGCGTCGATCACCATGTCCGCGGAAGATTGCGTCGATGCAGCGCTCGCTGGACTCGATGCCGGAGAATTGGTCACCATTCCGGGGCTTTACGACGGCGACGCGTGGACACGGTGGGAAGCGGGCCGCCGCGAACTTTCAACACAGTTTGGCAACGCCAAACCCGCACCGCGCTACGAGGTGGAAACACATCGCGTCAGCGCCGCCTGA
- the lptG gene encoding LPS export ABC transporter permease LptG, which produces MNILGTTLGRYLTWRFLKTIAAVFAAIVGTVYVFDLVELLRRSNGMEGASPGYIAYLALLRTPTVAEQILPFCVLFGTMAAFIDLTRKLELIVARSAGISVWQFLLPPVAIALTVGILSVTAFNPLSAAMKQRADVIEAKLFGRAGSALGDGSLWIRESGIDGEAILRAESALDAGTHLKSVIAYVYEPDGKFEERIQAASATLLQGVWKLQDAEVSAPGEDPHKVGIYLLATDISSSDLSESFLTPDSVPFWALRRMRDEAAVAGLDPNGLDLQFQTLLARPLMLVAMVLIAAAFSLRFFRFGGIGRMVGGGIAAGFVLYLLTKMVSDFGEAGILSASVAAWSPAVVGSMLGGLALLNQEDG; this is translated from the coding sequence ATGAACATCCTCGGAACGACCCTCGGCCGCTACCTGACCTGGCGCTTCCTCAAGACGATCGCGGCGGTCTTCGCCGCCATCGTCGGCACCGTGTACGTCTTCGACCTCGTTGAATTGCTGCGCCGCTCCAACGGCATGGAGGGGGCCAGTCCCGGCTATATCGCCTATCTGGCGCTCCTGCGGACGCCGACTGTGGCGGAGCAGATCCTGCCGTTCTGCGTCCTGTTCGGCACGATGGCGGCCTTCATCGACCTGACCCGCAAGCTGGAGCTGATCGTCGCCCGCTCCGCCGGCATATCGGTCTGGCAATTCCTGCTGCCGCCCGTCGCCATCGCCCTGACGGTCGGCATCCTGTCGGTCACGGCGTTCAACCCGCTCTCGGCGGCGATGAAGCAGCGCGCCGACGTGATCGAGGCGAAGCTTTTCGGCCGAGCCGGCAGCGCGCTTGGCGACGGCAGCCTGTGGATCCGCGAGAGCGGCATCGACGGCGAAGCCATTCTGCGCGCCGAAAGCGCGCTCGATGCCGGCACCCACCTCAAATCGGTTATCGCCTATGTCTACGAGCCGGACGGCAAGTTCGAGGAGCGGATACAGGCGGCCAGCGCGACGTTGCTGCAAGGTGTGTGGAAGCTGCAGGATGCCGAGGTCAGCGCGCCCGGCGAGGACCCGCACAAGGTCGGCATCTACCTGCTGGCGACGGATATTTCTTCGAGCGACCTGTCCGAGAGCTTTCTGACTCCGGATTCCGTCCCGTTCTGGGCGTTGCGGCGGATGCGCGACGAGGCCGCCGTGGCAGGGCTCGATCCGAACGGTCTCGACCTTCAATTCCAGACACTTCTGGCGCGGCCGCTGATGCTCGTGGCGATGGTTTTGATCGCCGCAGCCTTTTCATTAAGATTTTTCCGATTTGGTGGCATCGGCAGGATGGTCGGAGGTGGCATCGCCGCAGGCTTCGTGCTTTATCTCCTGACCAAGATGGTGTCCGATTTCGGCGAAGCCGGCATTTTGAGCGCGTCCGTTGCGGCATGGTCACCGGCGGTGGTCGGCAGCATGCTCGGAGGCCTGGCTCTCCTCAACCAGGAGGATGGTTAA
- the gmk gene encoding guanylate kinase produces the protein MLILSSPSGAGKTSLTRMLLQRPELDLTLSISVTTRPRRSSEVEGIHYEFITHKRFEQLRDEGELLEWAEVHGNCYGTPREPVERALAQGRDVLFDIDYQGTQQVKAKAGEDVVTIFILPPSMKELKSRLERRAEDSGEAIASRLANAANEIRRWRLYDYVLINDDLQKTFRELVAILTAERSRAVRQTPGIEAFVETLLSEK, from the coding sequence ATGCTTATCCTGTCGTCGCCCTCCGGCGCGGGCAAGACGAGCTTGACGCGGATGCTGCTGCAAAGACCCGAGCTTGATCTGACTCTGTCGATCTCGGTCACGACGCGTCCGCGCCGGTCGAGCGAGGTCGAGGGCATCCATTACGAGTTCATCACCCACAAAAGGTTCGAGCAGCTGCGCGACGAGGGCGAGTTGCTGGAATGGGCGGAGGTCCACGGCAATTGCTACGGCACGCCGCGCGAGCCGGTCGAGCGCGCTCTAGCGCAAGGCCGCGACGTTCTCTTCGACATCGATTATCAGGGCACGCAGCAGGTGAAGGCCAAAGCGGGCGAGGATGTCGTCACCATCTTCATCCTGCCGCCCTCGATGAAGGAGCTGAAGTCGCGGCTCGAACGCCGCGCCGAGGATTCCGGCGAGGCCATCGCGTCGCGGCTTGCCAATGCCGCCAATGAAATCCGCCGCTGGAGGCTCTATGATTACGTGCTCATCAATGACGATCTGCAGAAGACATTCAGGGAACTTGTCGCGATCCTGACCGCCGAGCGTAGCCGTGCCGTGCGGCAGACGCCGGGGATCGAGGCCTTCGTCGAGACGCTGCTCAGCGAGAAATAA
- a CDS encoding DNA polymerase III subunit chi, which produces MEIWFYHLQSQPLERALPALLERALAQGWRAVVQAASEERLDALDEVLWTYADASFLAHGRARDGDAEMQPVYLTCGGENPNAARLRLFVDGADVAGNLAADAAYERAILLFDGNDPDQLDGARSQWKALKSSGFPLTYWQQNERGGWEKRG; this is translated from the coding sequence ATGGAGATCTGGTTCTATCATCTGCAAAGTCAGCCGCTTGAGCGCGCCTTGCCGGCGCTGCTCGAGCGCGCGCTTGCACAAGGCTGGCGCGCCGTCGTCCAGGCCGCGAGCGAGGAACGTCTCGACGCGCTTGACGAGGTTCTCTGGACCTACGCCGATGCCAGCTTTCTCGCGCACGGACGCGCCCGCGATGGCGATGCGGAGATGCAGCCGGTCTATCTGACCTGCGGCGGCGAAAATCCCAACGCGGCGCGGCTGCGGCTCTTCGTCGACGGCGCCGATGTCGCCGGAAATCTCGCCGCCGATGCCGCCTATGAGCGCGCAATCCTGCTGTTCGACGGCAACGATCCCGACCAGCTCGACGGTGCGCGTTCGCAGTGGAAAGCGCTGAAGTCGAGCGGCTTTCCGCTCACCTATTGGCAGCAGAACGAGCGCGGCGGGTGGGAGAAGAGGGGATAA
- a CDS encoding LPS-assembly protein LptD has product MRGVVLALCALFLFGFVPARPALAQTSGGATQAATQPDKMFVEADQLVYDRDKNTVSAVGNARIYYQGRTLQADRVIYNRNTGRVFAEGHAKLINKDGNIVYGDSFDMTKDFREGFVESLRSTSTEKTYFSAPHAEITQGAISVYDKGTYTACATCADNPTKPPLWRVRAKRIVHNNDEHMIYYTDAWLEFLGVPVAYVPVFSSPDPTVKRKSGILSPQTISSSILGFGVQVPVFWAIAPNYDLTWTPTYFVNEGFYNDFEWRHRLASGSYFIRANGIFQTNPNLFPESPWGAAGHSFRGSLETRGEFLIDKYWKYGWNITALSDKWYFWDYAFANQSSASQYYTETVSDAYLTGQGNDSYFDLRGFHFEGLTSRDIQQTQPNALVLDYNHLFGLDPKKTAGIGGEVVADFNLTSVSQQIASYSPVAGEGFDPATQLFDPAVGLYEACTLNNMPHYVPGTKAGDCLLRGIGGTQTRTTADLSWQRKFVDPIGEVWTPFVFARLNGEWLDLNTNDNYEVSNPGNGANYTYFNSDQTNFVGQVSGVQGYVMPGAGLEYRYPIFVNTSFGSAVVEPIGQIIVRPNNLVGSNSLVNMDSQSLVFDETNLFAWNKYSGYDQFETGTRANYGGQATFNLKNGGYVNFIAGQSYQVAGTNGFDQPSAVNNGLASGLETRASDYVGALTVAPLPFMDFTAKGLFNTQTFQPDRLDIASDFNLGAWTGGVDFANYAVQPVLGYYVPREGLSLNSRYQITPHYFVQGNITFDMSRQYYPPSLTGNNNVGPWAVASEGIGAGYHDECTSLLVNYSSVYQDIGTGTIVHNQTFLVQLQLRSLGDARYSQTSYANGAQSLDR; this is encoded by the coding sequence ATGCGCGGCGTCGTGCTCGCGCTTTGCGCGCTATTCCTGTTCGGCTTCGTTCCGGCTAGGCCCGCCCTGGCGCAGACCAGCGGCGGCGCGACGCAGGCCGCCACGCAGCCCGATAAAATGTTCGTCGAGGCCGACCAACTTGTCTACGACAGGGACAAGAACACGGTTTCCGCCGTCGGCAACGCCCGGATCTATTATCAGGGCCGCACGCTTCAGGCTGACCGGGTCATCTACAACCGCAATACCGGTCGCGTCTTTGCCGAGGGCCACGCCAAGCTGATCAACAAGGACGGCAACATCGTCTATGGCGACAGCTTCGACATGACGAAGGATTTCCGCGAGGGTTTTGTCGAAAGCCTGCGCTCGACCTCGACGGAAAAGACCTATTTCAGCGCCCCGCACGCCGAGATCACGCAGGGCGCGATCTCGGTTTACGACAAAGGCACCTATACCGCCTGCGCGACCTGCGCCGACAATCCGACGAAGCCGCCGTTGTGGCGGGTGCGCGCCAAGCGCATCGTCCACAACAACGACGAGCACATGATCTATTACACCGACGCCTGGCTGGAGTTCCTGGGCGTCCCGGTTGCCTATGTGCCGGTCTTCTCCTCGCCGGACCCAACCGTGAAGCGCAAATCGGGCATCCTGTCGCCACAGACGATCAGCAGTTCGATCCTCGGTTTCGGCGTGCAGGTGCCGGTCTTCTGGGCCATCGCGCCGAACTATGATCTGACCTGGACGCCGACCTATTTTGTGAACGAAGGCTTCTACAACGATTTCGAATGGCGCCACCGCCTCGCCAGCGGCAGTTACTTCATTCGCGCCAACGGCATCTTTCAGACCAATCCGAACCTGTTTCCGGAATCGCCCTGGGGCGCGGCAGGCCATTCGTTCCGCGGTTCGCTCGAGACCCGCGGCGAGTTCCTGATCGACAAGTATTGGAAATACGGCTGGAACATCACCGCGCTCAGCGACAAATGGTATTTCTGGGATTACGCCTTCGCCAACCAGTCGAGCGCCTCGCAGTACTATACGGAAACGGTGTCCGACGCCTACCTGACCGGTCAGGGCAATGACAGCTATTTCGATCTGCGCGGCTTTCACTTCGAGGGGCTGACCTCGCGCGACATCCAGCAAACGCAGCCCAACGCGCTGGTGCTCGACTACAACCATCTTTTCGGGCTTGATCCGAAAAAGACCGCCGGCATCGGCGGCGAGGTCGTGGCCGATTTCAATCTCACCTCGGTCTCCCAGCAAATCGCGAGCTATTCGCCCGTCGCCGGAGAGGGGTTTGACCCGGCGACGCAATTGTTCGATCCGGCGGTCGGGCTCTATGAAGCCTGCACGCTGAACAATATGCCCCATTATGTCCCGGGCACGAAGGCAGGCGACTGCCTCCTGCGCGGCATCGGCGGCACGCAGACGCGCACCACGGCCGACCTTTCCTGGCAGCGCAAATTCGTCGATCCGATCGGCGAAGTCTGGACGCCGTTCGTCTTCGCGCGCCTCAATGGCGAATGGCTCGACCTCAATACGAACGACAATTATGAGGTCAGCAATCCGGGCAATGGCGCGAACTATACGTATTTCAACAGCGACCAGACGAATTTCGTCGGCCAGGTCAGCGGCGTCCAGGGTTATGTCATGCCCGGCGCCGGCCTCGAATATCGCTATCCGATCTTCGTCAATACGAGCTTCGGCTCCGCCGTGGTCGAGCCGATCGGGCAGATCATCGTCCGGCCGAACAATCTGGTCGGATCGAATTCGCTTGTGAACATGGACTCCCAGAGTCTCGTGTTCGATGAAACCAATCTGTTCGCCTGGAACAAATATTCCGGTTACGACCAGTTCGAGACCGGCACACGCGCCAATTACGGCGGCCAGGCGACGTTCAATTTGAAGAACGGCGGCTATGTCAATTTCATCGCCGGCCAGTCTTACCAGGTCGCCGGCACGAACGGCTTCGATCAGCCAAGCGCGGTCAACAACGGTCTCGCCTCAGGGCTCGAGACGCGCGCCTCGGACTATGTCGGCGCTCTGACCGTCGCGCCGCTTCCGTTCATGGATTTCACCGCCAAGGGGCTCTTCAATACCCAGACCTTCCAGCCCGACCGGCTCGATATCGCCTCGGACTTCAACCTCGGCGCGTGGACGGGCGGCGTCGACTTCGCCAATTACGCCGTTCAGCCGGTCCTCGGCTATTACGTGCCGCGCGAGGGGCTGAGCCTCAATTCACGCTATCAGATCACGCCGCACTATTTCGTCCAGGGCAATATCACCTTCGACATGAGCCGGCAGTATTATCCCCCTTCGTTGACGGGCAACAACAATGTCGGGCCCTGGGCCGTGGCCTCCGAAGGCATCGGCGCCGGCTACCACGACGAATGTACCTCCCTGCTCGTCAACTACAGCTCGGTCTATCAAGACATCGGCACCGGAACGATCGTCCATAACCAGACCTTCCTGGTCCAGTTGCAATTGCGCTCGCTTGGCGATGCGCGCTACAGCCAGACCTCCTACGCCAATGGTGCCCAGTCGCTCGACAGATAA
- the pdxA gene encoding 4-hydroxythreonine-4-phosphate dehydrogenase PdxA, giving the protein MSAPRGLVALTRGDPSGIGPELALKAWAALHADATAPAFFIIAEADHLADVARRFGLNVPVEVADPAEALALFPRALPVIGLRGKVAGALGAPDTADAAATVASIEMAVELVHSGAADALVTNPIAKEVLQRAGFAHPGHTEFLGELAARFYGQKARPVMLLWSPTLAVVPATIHVPLAQVPRLITRELLIATGEIVNADFKRRFGLAAPRIVFSGLNPHAGEAGHMGREEIEIIAPAVAALREAGIDARGPYPADTLFHASAREKYDVAICMYHDQALIPIKTLAFDSAVNVTLGLPFVRTSPDHGTAFDIAAAGTADPASLIAALRLSAKLAKAQA; this is encoded by the coding sequence ATGTCGGCGCCGCGCGGCCTTGTGGCGCTGACGCGCGGCGATCCGTCCGGCATCGGCCCGGAACTGGCGCTGAAGGCCTGGGCGGCCTTGCACGCGGACGCCACGGCGCCCGCCTTTTTCATCATCGCTGAGGCCGATCATCTCGCGGACGTTGCGCGGCGCTTCGGCTTGAATGTCCCCGTCGAGGTGGCAGACCCCGCCGAGGCGCTGGCGCTTTTTCCACGCGCCCTGCCTGTTATCGGGCTGCGGGGCAAAGTCGCAGGAGCCCTCGGCGCGCCCGATACCGCCGATGCCGCGGCGACCGTCGCATCGATCGAAATGGCAGTCGAGCTGGTCCACAGCGGCGCGGCCGACGCGCTCGTCACCAATCCCATCGCCAAGGAAGTCTTGCAGCGGGCGGGCTTCGCCCACCCCGGCCACACCGAATTCCTCGGCGAATTGGCGGCGCGCTTCTATGGCCAAAAGGCGCGGCCGGTGATGCTGCTCTGGTCGCCGACGCTGGCAGTCGTGCCGGCGACGATCCATGTGCCGCTGGCGCAAGTCCCGCGCCTCATCACCCGCGAACTGCTGATCGCGACCGGCGAAATCGTCAATGCCGATTTCAAGCGCCGCTTCGGCCTCGCGGCGCCGCGGATCGTCTTCAGCGGGCTCAATCCGCACGCGGGCGAAGCCGGGCATATGGGACGCGAGGAAATCGAGATCATCGCTCCGGCGGTCGCGGCGCTGCGCGAGGCCGGCATCGACGCGCGCGGCCCCTACCCGGCCGACACCTTGTTCCATGCCTCCGCGCGCGAAAAATACGATGTCGCGATCTGCATGTACCACGATCAGGCGCTGATCCCGATCAAGACGCTCGCCTTCGACAGTGCGGTCAATGTGACGCTCGGCCTGCCGTTCGTGCGCACCTCGCCCGATCACGGCACGGCCTTCGACATTGCCGCCGCGGGCACGGCCGATCCGGCGAGTCTCATCGCCGCGCTGCGCCTTTCCGCCAAACTCGCGAAGGCGCAAGCGTGA
- a CDS encoding leucyl aminopeptidase, protein MPHAAKVDFVPLASLSVATPPAKASGKVKQVSTLIIFAGEDLNLGKATRGLIGEDGVALVKKAAGAAKFKGKTSSTLDILAPAGLTAERLLVIGVGGDESEKSAKGKDHGKDHGKGKRPQDFLSLGGIVASKAGHASAVTVVFDLPHNPKDAAAAAAEFAEGITLRSYKFDLYKTKKKDDDAGEAAAISVAVEDPAAAKRAAKGREAVAEGVILARSLVNEPANILYPEEFANRAKELEKLGVEVEILDKAALAKIGMGALLGVGQGSARESRVVIMRWRGDKGKDKSKPVAFIGKGVTFDTGGISIKGAAGMEDMKGDMAGAACVVGLIHALAARKAKVDAIGAIGIVENMPGSNAQRPGDIVKSLSGQTIEVINTDAEGRLVLADVLWYVQDKYKPQFMVDLATLTGAVMVALGQEYAGLFSNDDTLSERLTEAGKETNEKLWRLPLGPSYDKLIDSKFADMKNTGGRHGGSITAAQFIQRFVNGTPWAHLDIAGTGMNAPANDINQSWGSGFGVRLLERLVSDHYEG, encoded by the coding sequence ATGCCCCACGCCGCAAAAGTTGATTTCGTTCCGCTCGCGTCCCTGTCGGTTGCCACGCCCCCGGCGAAGGCCAGCGGCAAAGTCAAGCAAGTATCGACGCTCATCATCTTCGCTGGCGAAGATTTGAACCTGGGCAAGGCAACGCGCGGCCTGATCGGCGAGGATGGCGTCGCGCTCGTCAAAAAGGCAGCCGGAGCCGCCAAGTTCAAGGGCAAAACGTCTTCGACGCTCGACATTCTCGCCCCGGCCGGGCTCACGGCCGAGCGCCTGCTCGTCATCGGCGTTGGCGGCGACGAGAGCGAAAAATCCGCCAAGGGCAAGGATCATGGGAAGGATCACGGCAAGGGCAAGCGGCCACAGGATTTTCTGAGCCTCGGCGGAATCGTCGCCAGCAAGGCTGGCCACGCTTCGGCAGTGACCGTTGTTTTCGACTTGCCGCACAATCCCAAGGATGCGGCTGCCGCGGCGGCGGAATTCGCCGAAGGCATCACGCTGCGCAGCTACAAGTTCGATCTCTACAAGACGAAGAAAAAGGATGATGACGCGGGCGAGGCCGCGGCGATTTCTGTCGCTGTGGAAGATCCCGCCGCGGCCAAGCGCGCCGCCAAAGGCCGCGAGGCGGTGGCCGAGGGCGTCATCCTCGCCCGCAGCCTCGTCAACGAGCCGGCCAACATCCTCTATCCGGAAGAATTCGCCAATCGCGCCAAGGAACTCGAAAAGCTCGGCGTCGAGGTCGAGATTCTCGACAAGGCGGCGCTGGCCAAGATCGGCATGGGGGCGCTCCTCGGCGTCGGCCAGGGGTCGGCGCGCGAAAGCCGCGTCGTCATCATGCGTTGGCGCGGCGACAAGGGCAAAGACAAGTCGAAGCCAGTCGCCTTCATCGGCAAGGGCGTGACCTTCGATACCGGCGGTATTTCGATCAAGGGCGCCGCCGGCATGGAAGACATGAAGGGCGATATGGCGGGCGCCGCGTGTGTCGTCGGGCTCATCCATGCGCTCGCCGCGCGTAAAGCCAAAGTCGATGCGATCGGCGCCATCGGCATTGTCGAGAACATGCCAGGCTCCAATGCGCAGCGGCCGGGCGACATCGTCAAATCGCTCTCCGGCCAGACGATCGAGGTCATCAATACCGATGCCGAAGGCCGCCTCGTGCTGGCCGATGTGCTCTGGTACGTGCAGGACAAGTACAAGCCGCAGTTCATGGTCGATCTCGCAACGCTGACCGGCGCGGTGATGGTCGCGCTCGGCCAGGAATATGCGGGCCTGTTCTCCAACGACGATACGCTGAGCGAGCGGTTGACCGAGGCCGGCAAGGAGACGAACGAGAAGCTCTGGCGGCTGCCGCTCGGGCCGAGCTATGACAAGCTCATCGATTCCAAATTCGCCGATATGAAGAACACGGGCGGACGCCACGGCGGTTCGATCACCGCGGCGCAATTCATCCAGCGCTTCGTCAATGGCACGCCCTGGGCGCATCTCGACATTGCCGGCACCGGCATGAATGCGCCGGCGAACGATATCAACCAGAGCTGGGGCTCGGGATTCGGCGTGCGGCTTCTGGAGCGGCTCGTCAGCGATCATTATGAAGGGTAA
- a CDS encoding GlxA family transcriptional regulator, translated as MRDVAFLVYPGYSVMALAVVTVFEIANLLAEEPAYELHFISETGGAVKTSSGVKLDSEAFSDARFDTLIIGGATIPEAPTPGLIAFVKASPQRYRRIAATCTGAFVLAEAGLLDGRRVTTHWLHARELQKKFLKVKVDEDRIFINDGPIWTSAGMTAGIDLGLALIESDLGPEIAKSVARKLVIYHRRAGGQSQFSTLLELEPKSDRIQTALAYAREHLHKPLTVPELAEVAHLSPRQFSRAFHAETGQSPAKAIENMRTEAARALMEHTRHPIDVVARQTGFSDRDHMRRAFLRAFGQPPQTLRRNARLEAIDWQLEVGSDAAA; from the coding sequence ATGCGGGACGTCGCATTCCTGGTTTATCCCGGCTATTCGGTGATGGCGCTGGCCGTCGTGACGGTCTTCGAAATTGCCAATCTGCTGGCGGAAGAGCCTGCCTATGAGCTTCATTTTATTTCGGAAACCGGCGGCGCGGTCAAAACCTCTTCTGGCGTGAAACTCGATAGCGAAGCTTTCAGCGATGCCAGGTTCGATACGCTGATCATTGGCGGCGCGACGATCCCCGAGGCGCCGACGCCAGGGTTGATCGCCTTCGTCAAAGCCTCCCCCCAACGTTACAGACGTATCGCTGCGACGTGCACGGGCGCGTTCGTGCTCGCCGAGGCTGGTCTGCTCGATGGCCGCCGCGTCACCACCCACTGGCTTCATGCCCGCGAATTGCAGAAGAAATTTCTCAAGGTGAAAGTCGACGAGGACCGGATTTTCATCAATGACGGCCCGATCTGGACGTCAGCGGGGATGACCGCCGGGATCGACCTCGGCCTCGCATTGATCGAAAGCGATCTCGGGCCGGAAATTGCGAAGTCGGTCGCGCGCAAGCTTGTCATCTACCATCGGCGCGCCGGCGGCCAATCGCAATTCTCCACGCTCCTTGAACTGGAACCCAAATCCGACCGGATTCAGACCGCCCTCGCCTACGCCCGCGAACATCTTCATAAGCCGCTGACCGTGCCCGAGCTTGCTGAGGTGGCGCATCTTAGCCCGCGGCAATTCAGCCGTGCTTTTCATGCCGAGACTGGCCAGTCGCCCGCCAAAGCGATCGAGAACATGCGAACGGAAGCTGCGCGCGCGCTCATGGAGCATACCCGCCATCCGATCGACGTCGTTGCGCGTCAGACCGGGTTTAGCGACCGGGATCATATGCGCCGCGCTTTTTTGCGAGCCTTCGGGCAGCCGCCTCAGACCCTTCGGCGCAACGCCCGCCTTGAAGCCATCGATTGGCAGCTTGAGGTGGGTTCGGACGCAGCGGCGTGA